attaccttGGACGTGGATTATGTAATGTTCACGAATAAAAGTTTCGCAAAGTGCAACATGTATGGCGTGTAcggaattaaaaatgtattgtaGTTTAAAAATGTATGCTTGTAAATTCAAGATGAAAGATTTCactttattatatcatatctCTACGAATTATCGTGTTTTTTGTGAGTTGCAAAATTATATCAATAggtatacaaaattaattaatcgactATTTTTCGATCTATACAATAGCATTTTACATATGCTAATGTATCGGGTAAAACATACgccgaataaaaataaatatttaaatgagcTCATGGCGGAgtacaaaaattaatcgagGTCACTAAAGTACATTGACCGAGTTCTCGAAAATTTTCTCCTGAAGTATCTCATTGCAGAAGCTCACCGTCATAGACAGAACACACAGTTTATACAGATTACGGCAGAGATGTAAACAGTGTGCATAAGAGCAGCTTATATGTAGCTTGGGTAAGGAACACACTTCCATTCTTGTTTTCGCACTTGGCACTCGTTCTTTCCGTTCATTCAACCATTTACTTATGCAGCGCCATTCATTCGTGTGGCGGGACGTGTGCTTTAAAATTATCTATGCGTCAACTGATTGATATGATCTACATCTTGGAACAAAGTTTATACGAAGCGTGTTAGAAgtgcataaatatttttgcatgcTCATAGTGCTCCTCGTTAACGATTTCAAAATCAAAACGGAGCAAAACTGTTTCAAGCGGATACTTGCGGCGATCATTGAAAAGAAACGTTCTTGAATATtgcgaatttttcaatttcttaagcttcaacatttttaatcttccaatagaatatttttaatttgttagaTTTTGGCTTCTTTCAACTTTTTATTCCACGACATTGACATCCGAAGAGTATTCTCACAATTAGATATTAGTGGTATTAGCTCCTCCATAAGCAAATATATTCTTATCCCGCAGATGGATTACGTTATTTATGTTCaaacttaatatttttactaaaatgtcctgaatttttagaaaatgtacCACAAATCTAGGAtaggtatttatttattttggttGACTTTAGTATATTACAGAACCGTTCGTTAATTCGGATATTcggaattattttcaataaacggACAACGATCACGAAGAAAATTTAacgaagtaaaatatatttaagtacTGCAATCTAAAACAAGGACAATTGAATAAACGAAACCAATTCACCtgtacaataaaatttctttggaAGTCGGTGAACAGTATGTTTCGATTCGACCGGCACCGGTTACCTGTACACAACTTAATGTCGGTGCGTAGACGTACGGAGCGAGGGACGTGATTTGAATTCGAATTAGCGATCGGCGCGGTGCTTGCGATGCACTCTCATTCGCTCGAAAGACCGAAGCCCCGATTGCTGGGAGGCTCCGTGTTCCATCGAGTTTACCGTTTCCAGCGAACATACATTCGATTCGCTTGCATTGTAACCGTAAGCGCAATCGTTCGCGCAAATTGATCCGCGTACGAGATAAATATCAATCGACGCATGGCAGCCAGTGGAAATGCAAACGTTCAAGAGCCCGCCTCGTAAACATGTTAATAGCGAACGTTTTATGATGACAAAACCGCGAATTTGTAGAAGACACAGCTGTTAcagaattttctttgttttataacTGAATCATCTAGTCTCGCCTGAAGGTCCAAGAACAGGTGCTGTTTTTAATAGGTAGAGAATAACAAGAAATTATGGGGTATTtgcgaagagaagaaaaagtatataacgtttggTTACGAAGATTAATACTAGAcggaattacaaattaaagtGCAAAACTTATCAAACGCTTTGACTCaatgaaatgataaaaaatatatataaggcaattttatttatgtattctaCAGAAATGTATCATTCTAAgtctataaaatttctatgtgAAATTACGAATTGGTTCTTTTGGCCAGATTGATCTAAAGATTAACAAATTCTCTcatttttgaagatttttCGCCTTCCTaataatgaaacaaagaatttgtcacatataatagaatataattacTTCGTACATTCGAATGGTTTCGATCCTTCCCAAATTTAGGACAAATGTAACTACTGTTCTAAGACGTTTCTGTACGAGTGTACGATCGATTTGACATTAGAGTAACGCACTtggaacaattattttatgtcGAAATCGATATTGGTTATACATAACTATGCTGGAATGTGattgtatttcattatataagAGTATTGGAAAGGGAATGAATAAGATGGAAGTTAATTTGAATCGATTGATGTGAGTTATGTTAATTTCTTGGAAGGTGCGCTGTGCTAAATAACTCGTGCCGTTCATAAAATAGGTTATACGATAGATAGTATAATGTTTAATGATTAAGTCTCTTAATACTGATGCCATGTAATATCGTACAACACTAATTAAACAATTCTGTGTAGACTAATTTGTAGTCAAATGAAATAACAATTAGACATCTTAAATTAAAGCGAAATTGGTGTTTCCTTTAATATGAAGATACGATTCAAAGCACAAGCTTCTTATACACttacaacgtacaattttattcaaaatactgttcttatatatatagatattatgtaagaaagataaaatgttcctgaaaatgattaattttatatatttgcataaatctaaataattaaaaacatcaTTATGTTCGAAATAAAGCACGTGGTCCAATTATCGCTAATTTCTCTCCtatatcatttaaaaatcGCACATAACCATTTAAAGACCATTACAAAAGTTCTAAACGGAATAAGCTTTACAAAAAGTTTCAGTATATTTTCCTACCGGCAATCTCCTAATTTAGAGAAATCGCGGAAAGTAGCATTTCGTATAGTTTTCACCCGAATTTCATTTCGAGGAAGTTAATGCCCGAGACGAAGAAACTTCTAACGCCTGATTCTAACAAGCGCGACGGTCGCTCGCTGGGTAATAGAACCGCAATCGCGCGAGTAAATTGAGTCACGTAGAGGATAAGAGAGAACTAGTATTATATGGAGTCGATAGCGTGACGCGGTAATGAAGTGTCTCCTTTTTCCGATTTACCCTGCCTTCGAAAATTTTAACCTCTTCGAGGCCAATATCTCGGTTTCCCCTGGAGCTCATGCCGCGCGCCGCGCCGCAACGATAGTCGAATGTCATTGCTGCAATCAATTCGTATCGTTTTACAGCATACAATCTCGATACCGCAAAAAGGAAAGTCGACCTTTTCGTACGAGTGACCGTACTCTCGAGGAATTTTTCTGCACGCGCGAATGCATCCAACCGATTCGAAAGCGAATTTATCGTCCACGTTTTGCTCGCTTCTTAAGATTTAACATCAAGATTTAACAAATATACGTAAcagaattattttgttttccatGTAGATTTATTTCTCAGATAAGGAATTATCCACGCACGTGTTACAAGGATAtgtaaattgtacaaaatgaTGTTACGTTATTTCTCGCTTAATGTAATGCTAATTATAAAACTTAATTGctttattttcatatctagcatgaaaaatatatttgatcgGCAGTATGATTCATAAGTTTCTATTGTAAacgtattaatttaaattgaagTTCATATGTTGCACACTATCTAGATTATCCTGTTAGTCATAAAGAGATCTAATAACATTATAATACACGGTATGTCATTATAATGCAACTTTGGTTCCATGAAGACTAAACCGCGACACACTCATAACACAAGCACTTGTGCGTTGCTGTAGAACGTGCACGGCATTTGTTCCGAACAATAAGTTGAACAGCACTAAAAATCCGATCCGCGTGGTCCCTGCATTCCAATGAATCATCAAAGAGATTATATGCAAACGATGTTTAAAATAGTCGATGTTCAATGCACGGATCAAATTATAACAATCCAAAAGAATACAGTGGTACTTTTAACCTGTTAACCGAGACATTTCTCGGAGATTTCTATAATcatgaaattaaaagttaatataGTATGTAAAGtcaaatcaatttcaaatagGTCGATTTCAATTCTAATAtgaatacaatacaatatatctatatagtataattttttttatataatatatcaagctaatttgtttgttttttctaATTAAGAGGATGATCAGATACTTCGATTATTTCTATAAGGCACTATACTCTTACGCTATTCTGTGCGTGGTACGTATATATTCATCGTCTTATTGCACTTTCCTATTCTACTATTCTTATTCTACTGATTGGCCAAACCATATACAAGCTTGGTATAAACAAGAATTCAAGGACTCGTTGCAAACGTCTTTTTATCGTATAGCGTAGTAAAACTGTTGTAGTTACATATGTGCAATAAAATCTCgtaacatatatgtattataacaCGCAACATTGGTTATTGATGACCGAGGAACTTTCCATTCAGGCTACTAATGTTACCTACatgtataaaaagaataacgACATGGATAGTCAGTGGTACTAGCTTGATGCGTGTAAAATGTCGTTCCTTTTTTACAAATGAAACTTCAACCATACGTAGTTCCTTGGGGacaatttgcatatttttagaCAAAATCATTTTTACGTGATTATGCGACGAGGGTATAGGTCAAAGTTGCACGACGAGGGTGCGTAAGGAAACTCTGTTCCATTTTGTCCTCGCAACTTCGTATCAAAGGATTTGCCGCTTTATTCCAGAATTTACAGTTGAATTTCTAGTTTTCAACCGACgtatttaaattatcgatCAATCGTAATATCTTCATCTATGTGTAATTGGTACCAAATGagttaatttataaaagaggatgaaatttcaatttctagaACTTATCTCGTAATTATGAACTGTAGATTTGGGTTGTTTTAGTTTTCTACGCCGTTTTTTCCACCTTCGTTTCAACGTTTGTAATTTCCGCAAACCTCGAATCCTCAAACTTCGTACCAGGTCTAACAAATGTCTCGACAACCATCTAACAACTCACGCTTATAGAGTAGACAAGTAATTCGTGCTACAAATGGAGTGTTTTAAAATAAGTCGAAATCGCGCAATAACTTTTTGTTATGCGAAACTGCATTTTCCAGAACTGCCCAGTCTCTGTGCGCGACAGGTCACATTTGCCACGAATATTCCCGTACCTATTAGTCGGTCCTTGCAACTTTGTATCCGttctataattaaaaagtcTCTCACAGGTGTTCACGTGTCGAATTAATTTTGtgtaaaatgtttgaaaaggaattttattttacgacaAATTTCCTTTGCGGCAGCTTAATAGCAGGTACGTCGTAAAAAGTTCTGCGAAGGACTAAATAGAGTGCGGTCGGGGCTACTttaggaaatatttaaaagtttgTAGTTAGTTGATCGATATGCCCATTTACCTTCTTTGAGAAAGTTCAGGATGCTTTATGAAGTGGAAGGCAACAGGGTAGTCTTAGGATCAACCTAGGTCTTCTCTTGATCATTAGAGCGATCAAATTACTCTAGCAATAAGTGTCTAtcaattatatatactatatagagATAGATTCTTCGGTCTGAAAGATATGTCCGGTCTCAACTTTATCTACAAATTTGTCTTTCCTACCATCCTTCCAGGATATTACagcaattataatttaaataggaATGTaagaagtaatttttattttcaacgttTACTTACGATCTCagataatagtaataaaagtaCGATGTTAGATGCACACGCACCGGATTGATCTCCAAGTTGTTTCTCCGAAAAATGAAACTCTGCGTGACATCCAAGAATACATgcatataaaaagaaatttagtcGCGATGAGAAGAATCTGGTGAACGTAATGTTAGCTGTGAACCAATAATGCCACGAACTTGAAGATCGGTGAGTTCAAGTCGGAACATCCAAACTCTTTACCCGTCCAAAGAATCTTACCCTCTTCCAAAGTCTAAACAAAGCTTATAACTTCTGATTCCTTCGAGGAACAAACAATTCTTATAATCGAAGTTCCGATAGCACAATAGCACGTTGATTCTCCCAATTCCTTTTCAATCGTCCTGAGACGTTGTCAGTGTAAACATGTTTGCTTGGCTGGTGACGGTGCTGGAACGTCGCGGCGTGAAATACGTTGGGTCACGTTCCTCCGCATAGAAGACATTGCGTCGGGTCGTGCAAAGTGTACTCGAGAACGGCGAGGAGCGGCCATTTTGGACGAAATACGCTGGCGTATTTCTCAGCGCGCCGTAGTTGGAACGCGGCTGTGAACGCGGCTGTGAACGCGGCTGTGTACGCGGCTGTGTGCGCGCTTGTGTGCGCGCGAACGGTCGGTCGGTCTCTTCCACGGTCGTGTGGCCTCTTCCCAGCGGCCATTAAACCAACGGTTTCAAGTGCTTCGAGCACGTTCCGCGCGGCGCGTTGCGCCTGTGTGTACGCGAACAGCGGCCTCGACAGCGAACAGGCAGCGCCGCGCAACCAGTGTATTCCTACCGACGTTAGAGGAAGGAACGAATTTCTAGTGTATTTCGCTGTGTTCACGCCTTTTATCTTCCTATCGTTCATCTGACAATccttattcgtcgatttgtaTCAATCATTAATGGAAGTTTGTCATTGAGGAGAAATTATGGATTGGTCGAAAGATATGGGGCTCTCGCTGGTGAACTTGTACAAGAACAAGGAGGTTCTATGGAACCCGGGGAACTCTGAATACCATCAAAAAAATAGACGACACGATGCTTGGCAAGAAGTCGCTGATGAACTCTCCTTGATTATTAAAAAACCGGTGTCTTCATTGGAATGCAAGAGGAAGATGGATACCATTCTTTCCTCGTTTAGGAGAGAGAGGGTAAAAGTAAGGAAGATTAGCGAGATGGCTGAGGGAGGTATGTTGGATGAATTTAATCATTGGAAGAAGGGGATTCTCGAGACTGTAGATACGGAAATTGGGTTCTTTGCGATTCAAGTCCACGTTCTATTTGTTTCTTGACCAATTTTCTAAGCGCTCTAGGCTAATATTTAGGTCCTGCTCTTCTGTTTTAACCTCTCGGGCGTTATGGTTTATCACCGAATGTGTACATCACAGTGGCACGAATTCTTCGCACTAGCGTACAAgcgattatataataatacttctTTGTCAATATCAATACTTTAGCATCTTTAGGATTGAACTTATTATTGCACAGAAGATAACTTTTAAAGAGTATGTTAGTATGATTAAACATTTCAAGGTCCAATACAGTAAGGTCTCATAAGTCAACATATTCAACATAAACATGTACATTGAGACACAACAGTTTTCATTATAGCCGTTTCGATTATAGCCGTCATTTCCATTATGAATGAACTTTGGTTCTGAAAGGTACATATACGACATAATCGCTCGATgggttaaaaatatttctagttCGTGATCCCTTGAATAAAATGAGATGAAATATCAGCATATTCATAGAATAGCAGCCTATTATATGAATCTGTAAGACTTTTTCGTCCAATTCTTTTTCTCGcctttataaagaaaaaaacataGAGAATGTGTTTCTACTGCTACAACAATTTCGTAGAAGCACGCATTTCGACAGAATCGATTTCGATGGAAGACGTGCACGAAGGCAAGCAGCGAAAATTCGTTGTCGAAAACAACGTGAAAGAAACGTAGACGAGCCCGAAAGAACTTGTTCTCGACACAGATAGTGACCCGGTTTCCGTTTGTTCGATGATGTTATCATTAATGTAGTCATTGTTAGTAAtagtttattttgtaattctcTATCTAGATTCTGACAGACCTTCGGGATCCACATGGTTCCTTTATGATTCGTTAACTTTTCTTATCGAAAAAGATGTTCTCCGTTCCAACAAATCTTTCGTAAGTATTTcaagacgtaattctataaaaaaaaaagtctcTTGAAATCTTTCACGATCGAATCAAATCTCGAAATTATCAACAggtaaacgaaatatttaacgatttgATGAATAATTTGTAGGTTAACGTTAATCGCGACGAACATTCTCCTCCACCTATCAAAGTAAACAAACTGCAATcagagaacgaacgaatagaAAAGATCTCTAAGGCAGTGGAAACACCAAGCGAGGACGAGTGTTACAGCTACGGAATGTTCGTGGCGAATAAATTGAAACGCTATTCAGCTCGTACTCGAAGCGCAGTTCAGCACGCCATAAGTGATATTCTTTTTAACGCTGACATGGGTTATTACAATCAGTCTAGTTCAGTTTCGACGAACACGCAGACTGAACCTAACGTAGTTCAGTGTATTTGGTTGCAACAGAACGAAAACACTCAGCAAGAACACGACTTTAAGAACGAAGTAATCAGTGATCTGGAGAACGAGagcgaaatatttaattaaattcagcATAGAATTGTTAATAGCGACGATGAATTGTACTGTGATCGTTGCaacgatataattttactCGTTGCAAGTTTTAAGCTTCGGTTGATTATTTCGTTTTGTTTATCAAATGGTTGATTGAAATTGCGAGCAAGCTTATTTTATACAAGGAAAAACGAACGCGTGTAGAAATTTTGAAAGTGTAAATAgaagttaatttaaaatagttATTGGCTTTCTATAGGAATTGATTGGATATTGCTAATGAACCTATTGTacgtgtaatatattatacatatcatattatatttacgtatatttatacacAGGGTGTaccaaataaattgttataacTTGTTTTCTTAGAAACCAATACAGATATCGATTTTAGATTCTTTTGTACAATTAAATGTAACAGaggataatattttaatataagatCTAACAAAATTGATATCTCTAAGAACCATATGTGATatattgagaaattaaatctTTATGTAATTTGTCTATGCACTTTGATAACGAATATTTATCTTCAAGTCTGAGAAATTGATAGACAGACGTATCGTGCATATTACTTCTTTGTAATGCATAACGTGTATTATACCCATTACACGACAAAAGAAATACATTAGTCTCTTTGTTGTTCCCAACATACGTGTTAGTAATGCTTTGATACGGATTCAAGCTTGAATAATCGCAATCGAGGACGGTACAGGTGTGCCGCAGGAAATGTCACTGCTATATCCTGTCAAGGGTCTACAATTGATTAATGATCTTTTCGCAAATCAAGCGTCATCGTCGTTTAAAAGGaagattttttatacatacattttatatcaaagaactttgtattttctcaaatttaatttaacaagGTACGATTCTCTGATTAAATTTCtcttcgattaattaatattcactgaaaataaacttttaatttacTGTAACGAGAAAGACCAAGCGTgccaaaaaatgtttaaaaaaatgtaccgTTAAAAAAACTCATTCAAATAAACGTTACAAACTGTTTCGAAAGAAGTAGGACCAATCcacataaaaaaaataacgcTTTGAAGTTCAATTGCTCCAAAAATACGCATCGATGCGAACATGACCGAAAAAAGTATGCGTTTCGCTTTCAATAGTTTTATCAGCAAACTCGCAGTCAAGTGTCCGCCGATTTAACTGCTAGTTACCCTGCATGGCCGATTGGTTTTCGTTCGAAACGACACTCTGACTCGGGCTGGGTAACCCTTTGCGTTACCATTTACATGATATTGAATCCGAGCTGGGGATAAAGTCGATGTTGATCGCGACGAGATTGGGTAGCACTTTACGTGTGGGCAATTTTTCCGACGAAACGTTTTCATGACATCCAGCCAATATCGGCCGCGTATGAAGCGGACTAGAGATGGCGATATTAAAGGAATACGGGTCACCGAGAAATTTTCAAGCAGCCACGTTTTCCGAGGAAAGAGGCGTGCCTTACAATTAGACTCACCTCCGAGGCATTACACTCCGCTTAATATCCTCTTTGGATGGTCCCCTTTTCTAGATAAAGATACTTTATTAACGACGAAACTTCGTTAAGGTCTGAAAGTTTTTTTATCAAAGCTGGATTTCAACAGATCACTGCGCTAAAAGAAATCCGATTCGATACATTTTTACGTGTAGATAACGAAAATGGGATTGCTATTGGTACGAAACGTGAATAGAAGGATTTGAATGGATGAGACCGATATTGAAGTACCAATATAAGATTCTTCCTCGCTGATACGTATTCCAAGCTTCCTTTCCTCCTGAAGTTTCTTACTCTAtgcaaatttttcttcgttgataaaagtttcaaaagtTTCCTATGGACTCGGTCAATATTAACGTTCGTTTCGTGACCAAGCTGTCAATACagttttctatttcttaatCCTTCCTTATCTTTCTCTTCGCATTTTCTATTCTCCCACTTTAtgttatcgtttatttttctaacatcTTTCCGTTTTATGGAAATGTGGTGAGAATTCCAGACTAGAGTTGCTGGGTTTTAGAGCGTATTAAAGCGATATGTGTATACGTATAGATGTAACGTGTgttgaagaattaaaaatccgTGTTCTGAATGAATCCATGTGAAATGAATAGTCATACGTTTCAATAAACGTGTACACGGTAGTATTAGAAATGTAATTCGCGTATATTCATATGCACGACTGTATGTTTTTAagatattcatattttaattcacGTACAATCGGTAGGTATGAGAATAGTTATTTAGATAGGTACATTGACCCAAGAAATTTGCACAATACAATTATGACTTCGCGaatatttagattttaattaaagttaaaaatttctgATATAATTTCTCTCGGGAgaatttaatcgattaattttctattttggtaCAGTAATATTAATAGTGGCAAATGTGTACTTCGTCCGCTGAAACATGCGTTTATATGTAagcacatacatatacatgtaaatgctataacgtgtaacacgAATTAAATTTCAAGTATATTGACACATTATAAGCCAGATATTTTATTGGCAAACATAACCAGAGTTATTACCTTCCccgataaattttcttaaataatttatcgtttgTTGATACAGTTAAAAATTACTAACatattcgatattaatttcaacaaatattttaattgaaattgtccgcaaatatttttacaatatcgttaacttttttatcattctcaattattattaaaaaaaattaatttacgtaACGAATCTGACTTTTTGTCACTTGTTACTGAAAACTCGTTAAAATGCCTTCTAGTGGATAACAAAAGGCAAGATATCTTGTTATCCATCTGGAATATGCTTACTCTTTGTACTCAACGAGCAAAGTTTCTAGCGACATTAGTCACGTGAAAATTGTTTCTCGTATTATGTTCACTAcctaagaaaaaaaaagtttaaagCCTAAATTATAGAGAAGGGGAAGAAATctactataataaaatttacaattgtGTTAGATTAACTTTATGACtggtacaaaaaatatttgcacatacacgtatttttcaataaagcgTTTTTTAGTCGTATGAGAATATTAGTAAATGACACGAAAatcgaaaaaattgaaatcgttAGTCGATcgtatcataaaaatattccgagTGCAAAGTACACGTACACTTAAATACACGTAAAATAGAAATCCCAGACACGGATActtatatcataaaaaaaagatcattgttaaaaaaaaaagaagaaaatgttccCTATTCTACACAATTCCAGCTTGCACCAACTTCCACCCTGCTCCCATTAACGAGTACGGCAACAACTCGAGACTCGTATCAGAGAACACTTTTCCAATTGCGCTCTTTCAATACCTATTATCATCGTCGTTTTCAAGCGCGGAAGTCTGCTTTTTACCACGATGCAGTAACAATAAGCTCGCAATCGCAACGGGCGTATGAGCTATAATTACAAGGCATGGGGCGGTTTTGCCATCGGAGTTTATAGCGGCACTAGATTCGTTCCATGTGCATTACGAGTATCAATCGCCATATTCGAAAACCGGGTGTACGATCGACGACGGGACGGTCGAACGTATTTCGATTGGCTTCACTTGGAGTCGGGTCGCAGTGTCGTTGTGTATGCAGCGTGTCGTTGTTCTCTCGCGAAATTGGAACGTTTCGCCGCGGCGAGGCCATTGCAATTTTCATCGATACGATCTGACCATCGACCGTGAAGCCGGGCCCGTTTCCTGTCCGGAATCGTCCAACCGATTTCGACCGGCAGCCAGGGCACGTGCTGCCATCGTTTCTCTCCCTCCTCTCCCTCTTTCCTTCTTGTAACATATTCTATCCACACGCCCATCTTTCAGCAATTTTTTTTCATCTCCTACCTTGTCCGTCTTCCTCGTCGATTTATACTGCCTCGCAGAAGTATTTGAGCAATTACCATTGAAAACTTTTGTGTCTATTATACTCTAcacgttatataaaacattttgaaatttcattaacaccgTAACAAAATACGACTGTCACGATTATATTGTTCAGTTTTGAAATCAATCTGAACGTGTACATAGAGATAACGagacatttattgcaaacatatatttagtaaaaaattagtatacagcgtAAATATCTATCTTAGGCACGTGTTAGAATACTTCCGTGAAACTGCGCAGGTACTTTATTCCTTTTCCGATAATGTTCTTCGAATCTACAGTTCATTACTACTATTTGCATCTTCTGGCTCGCTTTTTCCGTGTTTGCTTCTTCCAGTCAGTCGTTCAAGAAAGCTCCCTCTTCTGCTGATATTTATCGGATCGTCCATTTATTCGCAGCCACTGTTTCCTGAGATACGGTTGAGTTGATCGAGAAAACACAAATTCGTGTTCTGTTCAAGTCTGATCGAGCAATTTCGAAGAAATACAATTCTTGGCTATTGTACTTGGATCGCTCGAAACTTTCGGTATCCTAAAACATTTTTAGCGAAATTGAAAGGCGTGGTAGCAAAGTTTATGAATTAGCGAAGTTTTATACGGACCTTTTATTCTTTACATCGATATCTCAATTCAATACTATAGTTTTTCTCTTATAAAAACTAAATCTAAGGATTCCTTGCTATTAACGtatacgatttttttttattggaacaaTGA
The DNA window shown above is from Bombus fervidus isolate BK054 chromosome 8, iyBomFerv1, whole genome shotgun sequence and carries:
- the LOC139989933 gene encoding uncharacterized protein, whose translation is MDWSKDMGLSLVNLYKNKEVLWNPGNSEYHQKNRRHDAWQEVADELSLIIKKPVSSLECKRKMDTILSSFRRERVKVRKISEMAEGDSDRPSGSTWFLYDSLTFLIEKDVLRSNKSFVNVNRDEHSPPPIKVNKLQSENERIEKISKAVETPSEDECYSYGMFVANKLKRYSARTRSAVQHAISDILFNADMGYYNQSSSVSTNTQTEPNVVQCIWLQQNENTQQEHDFKNEVISDLENESEIFN